One window from the genome of Oncorhynchus gorbuscha isolate QuinsamMale2020 ecotype Even-year linkage group LG14, OgorEven_v1.0, whole genome shotgun sequence encodes:
- the LOC123995887 gene encoding uncharacterized protein LOC123995887 encodes MESQCSSCVWVFYLVSGWFGIGPIFLTHSFPLTTIHPEASVGVPEDRKKLTWADGETVILLELWGDDTVQQNLKRCPHNSHIYSEISGMLNFRGYYRTADQCHTRIKCLKVSYRQCQETISSSGSEQVDLKFYDILKLILERQPPSTSTVVKDLTNDISEESDSDSLQESRGQNTLTQTPNVKAVLPGQMISLGCKASTDPVGNCGGSGKLCLAWYQQKPGGASKLLIYYISPIQSGTPSRFRGSGSGSDFTLTTSAVRAEDAGDYCCQSLNCSPCVFTQ; translated from the exons ATGGAGAGCCAATGCTCTTCCTGCGTCTGG GTTTTTTACCTGGTGAGTGGATGGTTTGGGATTGGGCCAATCTTTCTCACACACTCTTTCCCATTGACTACGATCCATCCAGAGGCTTCGGTGGGCGTGCCAGAGGACAGGAAGAAGCTCACCTGGGCGGACGGCGAGACGGTGATCCTCCTGGAGCTCTGGGGAGACGACACTGTGCAGCAGAACCTGAAGCGCTGCCCGCACAACAGTCACATATACTCAGAGATTTCGGGAATGCTCAACTTCCGTGGTTATTACAGAACTGCAGATCAGTGCCACACCAGGATAAAGTGTTTGAAAGTCAGCTATCGGCAGTGCCAGGAAACCATCAG TTCATCTGGATCTGAGCAGGTTGATTTGAAGTTCTATGATATTTTGAAGCTAATACTTGAGAGGCAGCCTCCCTCCACCAGCACAGTGGTGAAAGACTTGACCAATGACATATCAGAGGAATCAGACAGTGACTCACTTCAAG AATCCAGAGGGCAGAACACTTTGACTCAGACTCCTAATGTGAAAGCTGTTCTCCCAGGACAGATGATCTCTCTGGGTTGTAAAGCTAGCACTGATCCAGTTGGGAATTGTGGTGGTTCAGGTAAACTGTGTCTAGCTTGGTACCAACAGAAACCTGGAGGAGCTTCTAAACTCCTCATTTACTATATAAGCCCAATTCAGTCTGGAACTCCGTCTAGATTCCGTGGCAGCGGATCTGGGAGTGACTTCACTCTGACCACCAGTGCAGTCCGGGCTGAAGATGCAGGAGATTACTGCTGTCAGAGTTTAAACTGCAGTCCATGTGTGTTCACACAGTGA